One genomic segment of Rivularia sp. PCC 7116 includes these proteins:
- a CDS encoding formylglycine-generating enzyme family protein has translation MANVFPDSKKPSNREDLTTRRIRVFAKRHGEQALFLAYHAAFPLTITSDLLYCLRENFVRDCPWYAVADVLLSGLCQPVGYDLYEMEGKTRNRLLSRLCIEFGEERLKELANFMSQYIANRLQKDNDRVLVLGERPNWTALAYLSGDGTEAVNAIKEELQRLTASADAQQRIKWAALVENYADLLSEKGFEPLLLKWAQDTIEAQPIQDDEETEIAELMGIELKPFDYDVAVINPDITRDDELEDELKSFEFETVTVDNRGQVINKEQKQAFYFLEFLGEVPGKQAELKIEMVAIPGGTFEMGSPEDEPKRRKSESPQHTVTVQPFFMSKYPVTQAQWRFVAQLSQINRQIKLEPSRFKGDNRPVEQVSWYDAVEFCNRLSNYTGRIYTLPTEAEWEYACRAGTTTPFHFGQTITGDLANYAAIKTYTREAKGEYCKETTPVGKFLANTFGLYDMHGNVWEWCLYDWHYNYKHTLKDGNAWLDSEDDNLSQKQGGAVLRGGSWIDSPNLCRSASRNSYDRALRDNITDPFGFRVACGVERTF, from the coding sequence ATGGCAAATGTATTCCCCGACTCAAAGAAACCAAGCAACAGAGAAGATTTAACAACTCGCCGCATTCGAGTCTTTGCAAAACGTCACGGAGAACAGGCTCTATTTTTAGCCTATCATGCAGCTTTTCCGCTGACTATCACTTCAGATTTGCTTTATTGTCTGCGCGAAAATTTTGTCCGGGATTGTCCTTGGTATGCAGTAGCCGATGTGTTGCTATCGGGTTTATGTCAACCCGTAGGCTATGACCTTTATGAGATGGAGGGGAAAACCAGAAACCGCTTGCTGAGTCGTTTGTGTATTGAATTTGGGGAAGAAAGACTCAAGGAACTGGCGAATTTTATGTCACAGTACATTGCCAATCGCTTACAGAAAGACAATGACCGTGTTTTGGTATTGGGAGAGCGTCCAAACTGGACGGCATTAGCATATTTGAGTGGGGATGGAACAGAAGCAGTTAATGCCATCAAAGAAGAATTACAAAGGTTAACGGCATCCGCAGATGCTCAACAACGTATTAAATGGGCAGCATTAGTAGAGAATTATGCTGACTTGTTATCGGAGAAGGGTTTTGAGCCGTTGTTATTAAAATGGGCGCAGGACACCATTGAGGCTCAACCTATCCAAGATGATGAAGAGACGGAAATTGCTGAATTGATGGGAATTGAGCTAAAACCTTTTGACTATGATGTCGCGGTTATAAACCCAGATATTACCCGAGATGATGAGTTAGAAGACGAGTTAAAATCTTTTGAATTTGAAACGGTAACAGTTGATAATCGCGGACAAGTAATTAATAAAGAGCAAAAACAAGCATTTTATTTCCTAGAGTTTTTAGGTGAAGTCCCAGGAAAACAAGCAGAACTAAAAATAGAAATGGTGGCGATTCCTGGAGGCACTTTTGAAATGGGTTCCCCAGAAGATGAACCAAAACGCCGTAAAAGCGAGAGTCCCCAGCATACAGTAACTGTACAACCTTTTTTCATGAGTAAGTATCCTGTAACTCAGGCACAGTGGCGATTTGTAGCGCAGTTATCCCAGATAAATAGGCAGATAAAACTAGAACCTTCTAGATTTAAAGGGGATAACCGCCCTGTAGAACAAGTATCCTGGTACGATGCAGTTGAATTTTGCAATCGTCTTTCTAACTATACAGGTAGAATCTACACTTTACCCACTGAAGCGGAATGGGAATATGCTTGTCGTGCAGGTACTACGACACCGTTTCACTTTGGTCAAACAATTACTGGTGATTTAGCTAATTATGCTGCTATTAAAACTTATACTAGGGAAGCTAAAGGAGAATATTGTAAAGAAACTACTCCAGTAGGGAAATTTCTAGCTAATACTTTTGGATTATACGATATGCACGGCAACGTTTGGGAATGGTGCCTTTATGACTGGCATTATAACTATAAACATACGCTGAAAGATGGCAATGCTTGGCTCGATAGTGAGGATGATAATCTTTCTCAAAAGCAAGGAGGAGCGGTGCTGCGGGGCGGTTCCTGGATCGACTCTCCAAATTTGTGCCGTTCCGCGTCTCGCAACAGCTACGATAGGGCGCTGCGCGACAACATAACTGACCCTTTTGGTTTTCGTGTTGCCTGCGGGGTTGAGAGGACTTTTTAG
- a CDS encoding MoxR family ATPase, which translates to MSKNQEPLPEPDYQYKGEYQPQKEIKDSLGRICYPYLPSEDLKEAVNLAIALERPLLLEGEPGCGKTRLAAAVAYEFTQKYLQNQYWDYYIWNIKSTTRARDGLYKYDAIARLRDAQLMGTNPQQLQEFLGIVEIGDLKKRLQDKKNYREFGALGKALQEHKYRPILLIDEIDKADSDFANDLLLELEELRFEVPETGELYPTPQNKPIIFITSNREKPLPEPFLRRCLYFFVKFPQEDQLKKIIDKRFGELTKDKQKIVEQAMNSFYEIRAGLTIIPGSRPPGTSEFIEFLTALLNRNDVEKALDDLNNLSKKLPLLGTLLKTKQDQELYQKKQ; encoded by the coding sequence ATGAGTAAGAATCAAGAACCATTACCAGAACCAGATTATCAGTATAAGGGAGAATATCAACCCCAAAAGGAAATAAAAGATTCTTTGGGACGAATCTGCTATCCCTATCTACCTAGTGAGGATTTAAAAGAAGCGGTTAATTTGGCGATCGCGCTAGAGCGTCCATTACTTTTAGAAGGAGAACCCGGTTGTGGTAAAACTCGTTTAGCGGCGGCGGTTGCCTATGAATTTACCCAAAAGTATCTGCAAAACCAGTACTGGGATTATTATATCTGGAATATAAAATCTACAACACGCGCTCGTGATGGACTTTATAAATATGATGCTATTGCCAGATTGCGAGACGCTCAGTTAATGGGAACTAACCCGCAACAGTTGCAAGAATTTTTAGGTATTGTAGAAATTGGAGATTTAAAAAAGCGGTTGCAGGATAAGAAGAATTATCGGGAATTTGGAGCATTAGGTAAGGCATTACAAGAACATAAATATCGTCCTATTTTGTTAATTGATGAAATTGATAAAGCAGATAGTGATTTTGCGAATGATTTACTGCTGGAATTAGAAGAATTACGCTTTGAAGTACCGGAAACTGGTGAGTTATATCCGACTCCCCAAAATAAGCCGATTATTTTTATTACTAGCAATCGTGAGAAACCTTTACCAGAACCTTTTCTGCGTCGGTGTCTGTACTTTTTTGTCAAATTTCCTCAAGAAGACCAATTAAAGAAAATAATTGATAAGCGATTTGGTGAGTTAACAAAAGATAAACAAAAAATTGTCGAACAAGCTATGAATAGTTTTTATGAAATTCGCGCGGGACTTACAATCATACCTGGAAGCAGACCACCAGGGACTAGCGAATTTATCGAGTTTCTTACCGCACTTTTAAATAGAAATGATGTTGAAAAGGCATTGGATGATTTAAACAATTTATCTAAGAAATTACCATTATTAGGAACGCTTTTAAAAACCAAGCAAGACCAGGAGTTATATCAGAAAAAACAATGA